In Vibrio gangliei, a single window of DNA contains:
- the metJ gene encoding met regulon transcriptional regulator MetJ, which produces MADWNGDYISPYAEHGKKSEQVKKITVSIPLKVLKILTDERTRRQVNNLRHATNSELLCEAFLHAYTGQPLPTDEDLRKDRPDDLPAEVKRLMTEMGIEFENFDD; this is translated from the coding sequence ATGGCAGATTGGAACGGTGACTACATAAGCCCGTATGCAGAACATGGAAAAAAAAGCGAACAAGTGAAAAAAATCACAGTATCGATTCCATTAAAAGTGCTTAAAATATTGACCGATGAACGCACTCGCCGTCAGGTGAATAACTTACGTCACGCCACCAATAGCGAACTGCTATGTGAAGCCTTCTTACATGCTTATACAGGTCAACCATTACCAACCGATGAAGATTTGCGTAAAGACCGCCCTGATGATCTTCCTGCCGAAGTAAAACGTTTGATGACAGAAATGGGCATTGAATTTGAGAATTTTGATGATTAA
- a CDS encoding malic enzyme-like NAD(P)-binding protein translates to MSDDQQQNDFRQRALDYHAQPTAGKIAISLTKPADTAEDLALAYSPGVAEPVREIALNPDNAYKYTAKGNTVAVISNGTAILGLGNLGPLASKPVMEGKALLFKRFANLDSIDIQVKHRTIDEFIDTVANIADTFGGINLEDIKAPDCFEIERQLVERCDVPVFHDDQHGTAIVTAAGMLNAIELQGKKLEDCKIVCLGAGAAAVACMELLIKCGALREKIYMLDRKGVIHTRRDDLNEYKQLFANNTDMRTLEDVIKGADLFLGVSGPNLLPPEALALMADKPVVFACSNPDPEIKPEIAAKVRNDLIMGTGRSDYPNQVNNVICFPFIFRGALDVRASEINDEMKLAAVEAIRQLAKQDVPADVLKAAGVDKLEFGPDYIIPKPMDPRLLSEVAGAVARAAVESGVARIELPEEYQR, encoded by the coding sequence ATGTCAGATGATCAGCAGCAAAATGATTTTCGCCAAAGAGCACTTGATTACCACGCTCAACCAACAGCGGGTAAAATTGCCATCTCACTTACCAAACCTGCCGATACCGCAGAAGATCTTGCTTTAGCGTATAGCCCAGGTGTGGCTGAGCCGGTTCGTGAAATCGCGCTGAATCCTGATAACGCTTATAAATATACCGCTAAAGGTAATACGGTTGCGGTGATTTCAAACGGTACCGCGATTCTTGGTCTTGGCAATTTAGGGCCATTGGCGTCTAAGCCTGTTATGGAAGGTAAAGCATTATTGTTCAAACGCTTTGCTAACCTTGATTCGATTGATATCCAAGTAAAACACCGCACCATTGATGAGTTTATCGATACCGTTGCCAATATTGCCGATACTTTTGGTGGCATTAACCTAGAAGATATTAAAGCGCCGGATTGTTTTGAAATTGAGCGTCAATTGGTTGAGCGTTGTGATGTACCCGTATTCCATGATGACCAACACGGTACCGCGATTGTAACGGCAGCAGGTATGTTGAATGCGATTGAGTTGCAAGGTAAGAAACTGGAAGACTGTAAAATCGTGTGTTTAGGTGCGGGCGCAGCGGCGGTGGCTTGTATGGAGCTATTGATCAAATGTGGCGCATTGCGTGAAAAAATCTACATGCTAGATCGTAAAGGCGTGATCCACACTCGTCGTGATGACCTAAATGAATATAAGCAATTATTTGCTAACAACACCGATATGCGCACCTTAGAAGATGTGATCAAAGGGGCTGACTTATTCCTCGGTGTATCGGGTCCAAACTTATTGCCACCAGAAGCATTAGCGTTAATGGCAGATAAACCTGTGGTGTTTGCTTGTTCAAACCCAGACCCGGAAATTAAACCTGAAATTGCTGCCAAAGTACGTAACGATTTGATCATGGGTACTGGCCGCAGTGATTATCCAAACCAAGTGAACAACGTGATTTGTTTCCCATTCATTTTCCGTGGTGCATTAGACGTACGTGCGAGCGAAATCAATGATGAAATGAAGCTGGCTGCCGTCGAAGCGATCCGTCAATTAGCCAAACAAGACGTGCCTGCAGACGTGTTAAAAGCGGCGGGTGTCGATAAGCTAGAGTTTGGCCCTGACTACATCATTCCAAAACCAATGGATCCACGTTTGTTATCTGAAGTGGCTGGCGCTGTCGCTCGCGCTGCGGTTGAATCGGGTGTGGCGCGTATTGAGTTGCCGGAAGAGTATCAGCGATAA
- the rpmE gene encoding 50S ribosomal protein L31: MKTGIHPEYKAVNATCSCGNSFEFNTTLDKDTIHLDVCDKCHPFYTGKQRIVDTGGRVDRFNKRFGTLSSKK, translated from the coding sequence ATGAAAACTGGTATCCACCCAGAATACAAAGCTGTAAACGCTACTTGTTCTTGCGGTAACTCTTTCGAGTTCAACACTACGCTAGACAAAGACACAATCCACCTAGATGTATGTGACAAATGTCACCCGTTCTACACTGGTAAGCAACGTATCGTAGATACAGGCGGCCGTGTTGATCGCTTCAACAAGCGTTTTGGTACTCTAAGCAGCAAAAAATAA
- the priA gene encoding primosomal protein N' — translation MQPNIAQVALPVPLDKCFDYLIPNYLFPVIGGRVSVPFGRQTLIGIVVNIVDHSDFPLEQLKPIKACLDARPVWPKPLYQLLQWCSQFYQYPLGDTLAMALPSLLKKGKPADFTSLKEWHITEAGKNQLIAGFGRAHQQAKVVRMLENGPLSHQAMIDEEVNSTTLKTLQDKGWIEAKHSQPAKPVWPDAIENSQHKPQLNAEQSIAVATINNFPGFGCFLIDGVTGSGKTEVYLNLIKPVLEQGKQALVLVPEIGLTPQTINRFKRRFHVPVEVMHSGLNDTERLNAWLAARDKQAGIIIGTRSALLTPFAELGIIIVDEEHDASYKQQDTLRYHARDVAVMRGHKENIPVVLGSATPALETLHNAQTGKYHYLTLTKRAGNAIPAKHHVLDIKGLYLEGGLSAPLIAQMRRHLNAGNQVMLFLNRRGFSPALMCHECGWIAECKRCDAYYTYHQGSQEIRCHHCGSQRPVISQCHGCGSTQLVSVGVGTEQLEKQLETLFPEFKTIRIDRDSTRRKGSLESALESIKNGEFQILIGTQMLAKGHHFPNVTLVGLLDVDGSLYSSDFRASERLAQLFIQVAGRAGRASKPGEVLLQTHHPEHALLQSLLHKDYQHFAQTALAERKIAQLPPYSFLTLFRAEGNNNDNVEAFLRQVRHTLEAHPLFDEQCLVLGPMPAPLAKRAGKFRWQLMLQVSTRSQMQRLLASSKAAIQLLPLAKKVRWNMDIEPQDLS, via the coding sequence ATGCAGCCAAATATTGCTCAAGTTGCCCTGCCCGTTCCTTTAGATAAGTGCTTCGATTACCTCATCCCCAACTATTTGTTTCCCGTGATTGGCGGACGAGTCTCCGTGCCTTTTGGCCGTCAAACACTGATTGGCATTGTGGTCAATATTGTCGATCACTCTGATTTTCCGCTTGAGCAACTTAAACCCATCAAAGCCTGTCTTGATGCACGTCCAGTTTGGCCTAAACCTCTATATCAATTACTGCAATGGTGTAGCCAATTTTATCAATACCCACTTGGTGATACATTGGCTATGGCGCTACCGTCTCTACTTAAAAAAGGTAAGCCCGCCGATTTCACCAGTTTAAAAGAATGGCATATCACCGAAGCGGGTAAAAACCAATTGATAGCTGGATTTGGTCGTGCCCACCAGCAAGCCAAGGTGGTGCGCATGCTAGAAAATGGCCCATTAAGCCATCAAGCTATGATTGATGAAGAAGTAAATAGCACTACTCTCAAAACGCTGCAAGATAAAGGATGGATTGAAGCCAAACATAGTCAGCCGGCAAAACCAGTATGGCCTGATGCAATAGAAAATTCACAACATAAACCCCAGTTGAATGCGGAACAATCTATCGCGGTTGCCACCATTAACAACTTCCCAGGATTTGGCTGCTTTTTAATTGATGGCGTCACGGGTTCAGGTAAGACCGAAGTCTATTTAAACCTAATCAAACCCGTACTGGAACAAGGCAAACAGGCTCTCGTGCTTGTGCCTGAAATTGGCCTCACACCACAAACCATTAATCGTTTTAAACGCCGCTTCCATGTGCCGGTCGAAGTTATGCATTCCGGTCTCAATGATACCGAACGCTTAAATGCTTGGTTGGCAGCTCGAGACAAACAAGCCGGTATTATTATTGGCACCCGCTCGGCATTACTCACACCTTTTGCTGAGCTTGGCATTATTATTGTGGATGAAGAGCACGACGCCTCTTATAAACAGCAAGACACGCTTCGCTATCATGCCCGTGATGTCGCAGTGATGCGTGGCCATAAAGAAAACATTCCCGTGGTATTAGGCTCCGCCACACCGGCTTTAGAAACGCTGCACAATGCACAAACCGGCAAATATCATTATCTAACGCTCACCAAACGGGCCGGCAATGCCATTCCAGCCAAACACCATGTTCTCGATATCAAAGGACTGTATTTGGAAGGCGGGCTATCGGCTCCATTGATCGCCCAAATGCGCCGACACTTAAATGCAGGCAACCAAGTGATGCTGTTCTTAAATCGTCGCGGGTTTTCGCCAGCATTAATGTGTCATGAATGTGGCTGGATAGCAGAATGTAAGCGCTGTGATGCTTATTACACTTATCATCAAGGCAGCCAAGAAATACGCTGCCATCATTGTGGCTCACAGCGCCCGGTGATCTCGCAATGTCATGGCTGCGGCTCTACCCAATTAGTGTCCGTTGGCGTGGGAACCGAGCAACTAGAAAAACAATTAGAAACCCTATTCCCAGAATTCAAAACCATTCGCATCGACCGTGATAGTACGCGACGCAAAGGCAGTTTAGAAAGCGCATTAGAATCGATTAAAAACGGGGAATTTCAGATATTGATTGGCACCCAAATGCTGGCTAAAGGACATCACTTCCCCAATGTCACGTTAGTGGGATTATTGGATGTCGATGGCTCACTCTACAGCAGCGACTTCCGTGCCTCAGAACGTTTAGCGCAATTGTTTATTCAAGTTGCAGGTCGCGCAGGACGTGCCAGCAAACCTGGTGAAGTGCTGCTACAAACGCACCATCCAGAACACGCCTTGCTGCAATCTTTGCTGCATAAAGATTATCAACACTTTGCTCAAACGGCCTTGGCTGAACGCAAAATAGCACAATTGCCACCGTACAGTTTTCTGACACTATTTCGCGCCGAAGGAAACAACAATGACAATGTAGAAGCCTTTTTGCGTCAAGTGCGCCATACCTTAGAAGCTCACCCATTATTTGATGAGCAATGCCTAGTGCTAGGCCCGATGCCCGCCCCTCTGGCTAAACGAGCAGGCAAGTTCCGCTGGCAATTAATGCTGCAAGTCAGCACCCGCAGTCAAATGCAACGCTTATTGGCTTCCTCTAAAGCGGCCATTCAACTGCTGCCACTTGCCAAAAAAGTACGCTGGAATATGGATATCGAACCACAAGATTTAAGCTAA
- the cytR gene encoding DNA-binding transcriptional regulator CytR, which translates to MATMKEVAQLAGVSTATVSRALMNPEKVSSATRKRVEDAVLESGYAPNSLARNLRRNESKTIIVIVPDICDPYFTEIIRGIEDTAAEHNYLVLLGDSGQQLKRESTLVNLVFTKQADGMLLLGTDVPFDVSKPEQKNLPPLVMACEYAPELELPTVHIDNLTAAFDVVNYLTQMGHKRIAEMSGPAEATLCQFRHQGFQQALRRAGIEMNPTYQVSGDFSLESGVAAASKLLSLPEPPTAIFCHNDSMAIGAIQQAKKQGFKVPQDLSIVGFDDIQFSQYCDPPLTTIAQPRYEIGKQSMLMLLEVLKGREVRAGSRLLEANLVVRNSAAPPRR; encoded by the coding sequence ATGGCGACAATGAAGGAGGTTGCCCAACTCGCAGGAGTTTCCACTGCTACGGTGTCCCGGGCATTGATGAACCCTGAAAAAGTCTCCAGTGCAACGCGCAAACGTGTAGAAGATGCAGTATTAGAATCCGGTTACGCCCCCAACTCTTTGGCTCGTAACTTACGCAGAAACGAGTCTAAAACCATTATTGTTATCGTGCCGGATATCTGTGACCCTTATTTCACTGAAATCATTCGTGGCATTGAAGATACCGCTGCTGAGCATAACTACTTAGTGCTTCTAGGCGATAGCGGCCAACAATTAAAACGTGAAAGCACACTCGTCAATTTGGTGTTCACCAAACAAGCGGATGGCATGTTATTGCTTGGGACGGATGTGCCTTTTGATGTCAGCAAACCTGAGCAAAAAAACTTACCCCCGTTAGTGATGGCTTGTGAGTACGCTCCTGAACTTGAGCTGCCAACCGTTCATATTGATAACCTGACTGCCGCTTTTGATGTCGTCAATTATCTCACTCAGATGGGCCACAAACGCATTGCTGAAATGTCAGGGCCGGCAGAAGCCACGCTATGTCAATTCCGCCACCAAGGTTTCCAACAAGCACTGCGTCGTGCTGGTATTGAGATGAACCCAACTTACCAAGTATCGGGTGATTTCAGTTTGGAATCCGGTGTCGCCGCAGCCAGTAAATTGCTCTCACTACCAGAGCCACCTACGGCGATTTTCTGCCATAACGACAGCATGGCGATTGGCGCGATACAGCAAGCCAAAAAACAAGGTTTTAAAGTGCCGCAGGATTTATCCATTGTTGGCTTTGATGACATCCAATTCTCTCAATATTGCGATCCGCCGTTGACCACTATTGCTCAACCCCGTTATGAAATCGGCAAACAATCCATGTTGATGTTATTGGAAGTTTTAAAAGGTCGTGAAGTTCGTGCTGGCTCTCGTTTATTAGAAGCCAATCTTGTCGTACGAAATAGCGCTGCGCCACCACGTCGTTGA
- a CDS encoding SPOR domain-containing protein, with protein MANRDYVRKTPASNKKSTTRNTRKPATKKKPAARAIPWKAAIIAVILLAGLIALLSKLNDDPEPQVPEANVVPVTVAEKPKTQETLPPPPQEKWDYMETLPNREIEVQAKEIEIPKIPYIMQCGAYKTSAQAQERKANIAFQGLASKVVKLEGSSWYRIILGPYTFKRDAVKEQHVLQRAKIEPCIIMRDTLK; from the coding sequence GTGGCCAATCGAGATTACGTAAGAAAAACGCCTGCTTCCAATAAGAAAAGCACAACTAGAAACACCCGAAAACCTGCGACTAAAAAGAAGCCGGCAGCGCGTGCTATCCCTTGGAAGGCCGCGATCATTGCTGTGATTCTGCTCGCAGGCCTCATTGCGTTACTCTCTAAACTCAATGATGATCCAGAACCACAAGTTCCAGAAGCGAACGTGGTACCGGTAACCGTTGCAGAAAAGCCAAAAACTCAAGAAACCTTACCGCCGCCACCACAAGAAAAATGGGATTACATGGAAACCTTGCCGAATCGAGAAATCGAAGTGCAAGCGAAAGAAATTGAAATTCCTAAGATCCCTTACATCATGCAGTGTGGTGCTTATAAAACTTCAGCACAGGCGCAAGAACGCAAAGCCAATATCGCCTTCCAAGGCTTAGCGAGTAAAGTGGTAAAACTTGAAGGCAGTAGCTGGTACCGCATTATTCTTGGCCCATACACCTTTAAGCGTGATGCGGTAAAAGAACAACACGTATTGCAACGCGCTAAAATTGAGCCATGCATTATCATGCGAGATACGTTGAAGTAA
- the hslV gene encoding ATP-dependent protease subunit HslV: MTTIVSVRRNNKVVIAGDGQVSLGNTVMKGNAKKVRRLYNDKVLAGFAGGTADAFTLFERFEHKLEMHQGHLTKAAVELAKDWRSDRALRKLEALLAVADETASLIITGNGDVVQPEHDLIAIGSGGNFAQAAAIALLENTDLEARDIAEKALTIAGDICVFTNHHHTIEEL; this comes from the coding sequence GTGACTACTATTGTATCTGTACGCCGCAACAACAAAGTCGTCATCGCTGGTGATGGCCAAGTTTCATTAGGCAACACGGTGATGAAAGGAAATGCCAAAAAGGTTCGCCGTTTATACAACGACAAAGTCTTAGCAGGATTTGCGGGCGGTACCGCGGATGCCTTCACGCTGTTTGAACGTTTTGAACATAAGCTGGAAATGCATCAAGGTCACTTAACCAAAGCCGCGGTTGAACTAGCAAAAGATTGGCGTAGTGATCGCGCCCTGCGTAAATTAGAAGCGCTGCTTGCGGTCGCGGATGAAACGGCGTCTCTTATCATTACCGGTAATGGTGATGTGGTTCAGCCAGAACACGATCTTATCGCGATTGGTTCAGGTGGTAACTTTGCACAAGCGGCAGCCATCGCTCTACTTGAGAATACTGACTTAGAAGCGCGTGACATTGCAGAAAAGGCGCTGACAATTGCTGGTGATATTTGTGTCTTCACGAATCACCATCATACGATTGAAGAACTATAA
- the hslU gene encoding HslU--HslV peptidase ATPase subunit, with translation MSEMTPREIVHELNQHIIGQDKAKRAVAIALRNRWRRMQLDENLRSEVTPKNILMIGPTGVGKTEIARRLAKLANAPFIKVEATKFTEVGYVGKEVESIIRDLTDVSIKLTHQQEMEKVKFRAEEQAEERILDALLPPPREGWGQDEKTQESNSNTRQVFRKKLREGQLDDKEIEIDVAAPQMGVEIMAPPGMEEMTNQLQGMFQNLAGDTKKSRKMKIKDAFKALTEEEAAKLVNQEDLKEQAIFNVENNGIVFIDEIDKICKRGDQTGGGEVSREGVQRDLLPLVEGSTVSTKHGMVRTDHILFVASGAFQVARPSDLIPELQGRLPIRVELEALSSQDFKRILTEPHASLTEQYRALMATENVEIEFTEDGITQIAEAAWQVNETTENIGARRLHTVMERLMDDISFDATDNPGMKVSIDGDYVKQRLGEFVADEDLSRFIL, from the coding sequence ATGTCTGAAATGACACCTCGTGAAATTGTTCATGAACTCAACCAACACATCATCGGCCAAGATAAAGCCAAACGCGCCGTCGCCATTGCACTCCGTAATCGCTGGCGTCGTATGCAACTTGATGAAAACCTGCGTTCAGAAGTTACCCCTAAAAACATCTTGATGATCGGTCCAACCGGTGTGGGTAAAACGGAAATCGCACGTCGTCTGGCAAAACTTGCCAATGCGCCTTTCATCAAAGTTGAAGCGACTAAATTCACCGAAGTCGGCTATGTCGGTAAAGAAGTTGAGTCTATCATTCGCGATTTGACCGACGTTTCTATCAAGCTCACTCATCAGCAAGAAATGGAAAAAGTAAAATTCCGTGCTGAAGAACAAGCAGAAGAGCGTATTTTGGATGCACTCCTGCCGCCACCTCGTGAAGGTTGGGGACAAGATGAAAAAACGCAAGAAAGTAACTCGAATACCCGCCAAGTATTCCGCAAAAAGCTGCGTGAAGGCCAACTTGATGATAAAGAAATTGAAATTGATGTCGCCGCACCGCAAATGGGTGTTGAAATCATGGCACCTCCTGGTATGGAAGAAATGACCAACCAGCTACAAGGCATGTTCCAAAACCTGGCTGGCGACACCAAGAAAAGCCGCAAAATGAAGATCAAGGATGCATTCAAAGCTTTAACCGAAGAAGAAGCGGCTAAGCTAGTGAATCAAGAAGATTTGAAAGAACAAGCGATCTTCAACGTTGAAAACAACGGTATCGTATTTATCGATGAAATCGACAAAATTTGTAAGCGTGGCGATCAAACTGGCGGTGGCGAAGTATCACGTGAAGGTGTTCAGCGTGACTTATTACCATTAGTGGAAGGCAGCACGGTCTCAACCAAACATGGCATGGTACGTACTGACCACATCTTATTCGTTGCGTCTGGTGCTTTCCAAGTCGCACGTCCTTCGGATTTGATCCCTGAGTTGCAAGGTCGTCTACCAATCCGTGTTGAACTTGAAGCACTGAGCAGTCAAGACTTCAAACGCATCTTAACCGAGCCTCATGCGTCACTCACAGAGCAATATCGTGCACTGATGGCAACCGAAAATGTTGAGATCGAATTTACCGAAGATGGCATTACGCAAATTGCTGAAGCCGCTTGGCAGGTAAATGAAACCACAGAAAATATCGGTGCACGTCGCTTACATACCGTTATGGAGCGTTTGATGGATGACATCTCATTTGACGCGACAGATAACCCTGGCATGAAAGTGTCAATCGACGGTGATTACGTTAAGCAACGTTTAGGCGAATTTGTGGCAGATGAAGATTTAAGCCGCTTTATTCTATAA
- a CDS encoding 1,4-dihydroxy-2-naphthoate polyprenyltransferase has protein sequence MKSSFAIWLDAARPKTLLLAIAAIATGSSLAYADHHFSFAISLLALLTATLLQILSNLANDYGDAAQGTDNENRIGPIRGMQQGMITQDGMKKAIALNIVFIIISGLALVFYALQSPTSIAAFIVLGLLSIISSIAYTMGSKPYGYIGLGDISVFIFFGLLAILGTYFLHTGTIKASLLLPAIGSGLFSMGVLNINNMRDVENDTVSNKRTLVVRIGIERAKRYHIGLLAFGWLTMAVYLISHVQPIWINVLMLLPLIRIIKHGHIIWNVKESTQFIPMLPDMVKCAFITNIVFAVTLVLSQWV, from the coding sequence ATGAAATCCTCTTTTGCTATTTGGCTAGATGCCGCGAGACCTAAAACCCTGCTTCTGGCCATTGCTGCAATCGCAACGGGCAGCAGCCTTGCTTACGCCGACCATCACTTTTCTTTCGCAATTTCTTTGTTGGCGTTACTGACTGCGACCTTGCTGCAAATTTTATCAAATCTCGCTAATGATTATGGTGATGCGGCACAAGGCACCGATAACGAAAATAGAATCGGCCCCATTCGTGGTATGCAACAAGGCATGATCACTCAAGATGGTATGAAAAAAGCGATCGCTCTTAACATTGTTTTTATCATCATCAGCGGCTTAGCCCTCGTCTTTTACGCCTTACAAAGCCCCACCAGCATCGCTGCATTTATTGTGCTGGGCTTATTGTCCATTATCAGCTCAATTGCCTATACCATGGGCAGTAAACCTTATGGCTACATTGGGCTTGGTGATATTTCTGTGTTTATTTTCTTCGGACTGCTTGCCATTCTAGGCACCTATTTCCTACACACTGGCACCATTAAAGCATCCTTGTTATTACCAGCCATTGGTTCCGGTTTATTTTCAATGGGCGTACTTAATATCAATAATATGCGCGATGTAGAAAATGACACAGTGAGCAACAAGCGTACACTCGTGGTTCGCATTGGAATTGAACGAGCCAAACGCTATCACATTGGGCTATTGGCCTTTGGTTGGTTAACCATGGCGGTGTACCTGATTAGTCACGTTCAACCCATTTGGATAAATGTATTAATGCTGTTACCGCTCATTCGTATCATTAAACACGGCCACATTATTTGGAATGTGAAAGAGTCTACCCAATTCATTCCTATGCTACCGGACATGGTGAAATGTGCTTTTATCACCAATATCGTGTTTGCGGTGACATTAGTGCTCAGCCAATGGGTTTGA
- the rraA gene encoding ribonuclease E activity regulator RraA produces the protein MEYNTSALCDIYQDQVDVVEPMFSNFGGLTSFSGQLTTVKCFEDNGIIRSILQEDGTGRVLLIDGGGSLRRALIDAEIAAIAEENDWEGLVVYGCVREIDDLEEMEIGIQAIASIPVGATQNNIGEVDVPVNFGGVTFLPEDYLYADNTGVIISQEPLDVELELDDDELEPLED, from the coding sequence ATGGAATATAATACCTCTGCACTGTGTGATATTTACCAAGATCAAGTTGATGTGGTTGAACCTATGTTCAGCAACTTTGGTGGCTTAACATCATTTTCGGGTCAACTGACTACCGTCAAATGTTTTGAAGATAACGGTATTATCCGTTCAATCTTGCAAGAAGACGGTACTGGTAGAGTATTATTAATCGATGGCGGCGGCTCACTGCGTCGCGCATTAATCGATGCTGAAATTGCCGCTATCGCAGAAGAAAATGACTGGGAAGGCCTTGTTGTTTACGGCTGCGTGCGTGAAATCGATGATTTGGAAGAAATGGAAATTGGTATTCAAGCCATTGCTTCTATTCCTGTCGGTGCAACGCAAAACAACATTGGTGAAGTCGATGTACCGGTTAACTTTGGCGGCGTGACCTTCTTACCAGAAGACTATCTCTATGCTGACAACACCGGCGTCATTATCTCGCAAGAGCCGCTTGATGTGGAATTAGAGCTGGACGACGATGAGCTTGAGCCTTTAGAGGATTAA
- the zapB gene encoding cell division protein ZapB produces MSFEVLEQLEAKIQTAVDTIALLQMEVEELKEKNEQLAAEAGQLREGREELEQQTQVMRQEQQAWQERIRSLLGKMDDVE; encoded by the coding sequence ATGTCTTTCGAAGTACTAGAACAGCTAGAAGCAAAAATTCAAACCGCGGTAGATACGATCGCATTACTTCAAATGGAAGTAGAAGAGCTTAAAGAAAAGAACGAGCAATTGGCGGCAGAAGCAGGTCAATTGCGTGAAGGTCGTGAAGAGCTTGAGCAACAAACTCAAGTGATGCGTCAAGAGCAACAAGCATGGCAAGAGCGCATCCGCAGCTTGCTTGGTAAAATGGACGACGTTGAATAA
- the glpX gene encoding class II fructose-bisphosphatase, whose translation MKRDLALAFSRVTEGAALAGYKWLGRGDKNAADGAAVAVMRTLLNDTEISGEIVIGEGEIDEAPMLYIGEQVGLGGDAVDIAVDPIEGTRMTAMGQSNALAVLAAGEKGSFLKAPDMYMEKLVVGPGAKGCIDLAKPVEENIQNVAKALNKPLSELTVITLAKPRHDAVIAKIQQMGARVFAVPDGDVAASILTCMPDSEVDMMYCIGGAPEGVVSAAVIRALDGDMQGRLLPRHEVKGDTPENRTHGELELQRCAEMGVQANTILKMDDMARSDNVVFAATGITKGDLLEGITRTGNIATTETLVIRGKSRTIRRIKSIHYLERKDDEVKQHIL comes from the coding sequence ATGAAACGCGATTTAGCATTGGCATTTTCTCGAGTGACTGAAGGTGCTGCGCTTGCCGGATATAAATGGTTAGGCCGAGGCGATAAAAACGCAGCCGATGGCGCTGCAGTAGCTGTAATGCGTACCCTACTGAATGACACTGAAATCAGCGGTGAAATTGTTATCGGTGAAGGTGAAATTGACGAAGCGCCTATGCTTTATATCGGTGAACAAGTTGGCCTAGGCGGCGATGCGGTGGATATCGCGGTGGATCCAATCGAAGGCACTCGTATGACCGCAATGGGTCAATCTAATGCCTTGGCTGTACTGGCCGCTGGTGAAAAAGGCAGCTTCTTAAAAGCTCCAGATATGTACATGGAAAAATTGGTGGTTGGCCCTGGTGCAAAAGGCTGCATTGATTTAGCCAAACCGGTTGAAGAAAACATTCAAAACGTGGCTAAAGCGTTGAATAAGCCATTATCAGAATTAACCGTGATCACGCTTGCTAAACCTCGTCACGATGCCGTTATCGCGAAAATCCAGCAAATGGGCGCACGTGTTTTTGCTGTGCCAGATGGTGATGTGGCAGCGTCCATCCTAACCTGTATGCCAGACAGTGAAGTCGACATGATGTACTGCATCGGTGGTGCGCCAGAAGGTGTGGTTTCTGCGGCTGTGATCCGTGCTTTAGATGGTGACATGCAAGGTCGTTTATTACCTCGTCATGAAGTAAAAGGTGATACGCCAGAAAACCGCACTCATGGTGAACTTGAACTGCAACGCTGCGCTGAAATGGGCGTACAAGCGAACACCATCCTGAAAATGGATGACATGGCGCGTAGCGATAACGTGGTATTTGCTGCAACCGGTATTACCAAAGGTGACCTACTCGAAGGCATTACTCGTACTGGTAATATCGCAACCACAGAAACCTTAGTCATCCGTGGTAAGAGCCGCACCATTCGTCGCATCAAATCGATTCACTACCTTGAGCGTAAAGACGACGAAGTCAAACAACACATTTTATAA